The Streptomyces sp. R28 region GGACGCTGGAGCTGAACGCCAAGTCCCCGGACCGTACGCGTTCGGCCTGGGCGGGGCGCTCCACCCGGGACTTCAAGGACGTGGACCCGACGACGCTGGACGCCGAGCTGGCCGTACGTCTCGGCTGGGCCGAGCGGCGCCTTGAGCTGCCGGCGGGGCGGTACGAGACGCTGCTGCCGCCGACCGCCGTGGCCGACCTGCTGATCTACCAGATGTGGTCGGCGTCGGGGCGGGACGCCGTCGAGGGGCGCACGGTGTTCTCCAAGCCGGGCGGCCAGACGCGCGTCGGCGAGAAGCTGAGCGAGCTGCCGCTGACCCTGCGCAGTGACCCCAACGAGCCGGGCCTGGAGTCCGCGCCGTTCCTGATCGCGCACTCCTCCGGGGGCGACCAGTCGGTGTTCGACAACGGGCTGCCGCTCGCGGGTACCGAGTGGATGCGTGAGGGCGAGCTGAAGCACCTCACGACCAGCCGCCACAGTGCGGGCCTGACCGGTCTGCCGGTGGCACCTGCCATCGAGAACCTGATCCTGGACGGCGGCGAGGACCGCTCGCTCGAGGAGATGGTCGCGAACACCGAGCGCGGGCTGCTGCTGACTTGCCTGTGGTACATCCGAGAGGTGGACCCGGCGACGCTGCTGCTCACCGGCCTGACCCGGGACGGGGTGTACCTCGTCGAGAACGGTGAGGTGACCGGCGAGGTCAACAACTTCCGGTTCAACGAGTCGCCGGTGGGGCTGCTGGGGCGGGCCACGGAGGCGGGCCGTACGGAGAAGACCTTGCCCAGGGAGTGGGGCGACTGGTTCACCAGGGCGGCGATGCCGGCGCTGCGGGTCCCCGATTTCAACATGAGTTCTGTCAGTCAGGGCGTATAACCTCGTAGTCGGCTGTCACCCGACTGCCCGCAGATCTTCAAGGAGACACGAGAACCGTGACGGACATCGTCGACGAGCTGAAGTGGCGTGGCGTGATCGCCCTGTCCACTGACGAGGACGCATTGCGCAAGGCGCTCGCGGACGGTCCCGTCACGTTCTATTGCGGTTTCGACCCGACCGCGGCCAGCCTGCACGTCGGCCACCTGGTCCAGGTCCTCACCATGCGCCGCCTCCAGCAGGCGGGCCTGCGCCCGCTGGCGCTGGTGGGCGGCGCGACGGGCCAGATCGGCGACCCGCGCCCGACGGCCGAGCGCACGCTGAACGACCCGGAGACGGTCGCGAACTGGGTGAACCGCCTGCGCGGGCAGATCGAGCCGTTCCTGTCCTTCGAGGGCGAGAACGCCGCGGTGATGGTGAACAACCTGGACTGGACGGCCGGCCTGTCGGCCATCGAGTTCCTGCGGGACATCGGCAAGCACTT contains the following coding sequences:
- a CDS encoding metallopeptidase TldD-related protein — translated: MSAHSNKAHKPHEIVERALELSRADGCVVIADEQSTANLRWAGNALTTNGVTRGRTLTVIATVDGKEGTASGVVSRSAVTPDELEPLVRAAEAAARGAGPAEDAQPLVADVPASPDFADAPAETSSTVFADFAPALGEAFARARAGGRELYGFANHELVSTYVGTSTGLRLRHDQPNGTLELNAKSPDRTRSAWAGRSTRDFKDVDPTTLDAELAVRLGWAERRLELPAGRYETLLPPTAVADLLIYQMWSASGRDAVEGRTVFSKPGGQTRVGEKLSELPLTLRSDPNEPGLESAPFLIAHSSGGDQSVFDNGLPLAGTEWMREGELKHLTTSRHSAGLTGLPVAPAIENLILDGGEDRSLEEMVANTERGLLLTCLWYIREVDPATLLLTGLTRDGVYLVENGEVTGEVNNFRFNESPVGLLGRATEAGRTEKTLPREWGDWFTRAAMPALRVPDFNMSSVSQGV